Proteins encoded together in one Planctopirus ephydatiae window:
- a CDS encoding AbgT family transporter, giving the protein MQPSGEVGSNPGSTPESAKKTSLLQRMLDIVEAAGNRVPHPAVIFLLLIAVVVVVSHIMEMANASVSFQVLNQETDQLEAETSVARSLLSSDGIRFIYTQLIPNFMGFSAVGLMIVAMVGAGVAEESGLIQALIRKLVILSPKAILAYILVFVGILSSVGADAGYLVLIPLAGTAFLSIGRHPLAGLAAGFAAVAGAFTVNMLIKPLDAVLTEFTNDAIHLVDPSRSIGLTANLWFSLASVPLLTIIITLVTERIIEPRLGAYTGEKPIEKSGSLTPQESRGLLYSLWAMLGVLIFFGLLTIPAEAPLRDPASGAIIGNSPFMNGLIAVIMVMFLATGIAYGIGAGTIAKTNDVINAIGKSISGLGGTIFLLLIISQFVAYFNYSNMGTILAVNLSNMLKDANVGPFWLLMGLIVVVGLLDFLITGAIAKWAIFAPIFVPVLVKLNVDPEAALAAYRIADSPINMITPLNVYFAMVVGFAQKYDKNAGVGTIVSLMLPYVVFIFAGWILLFIAWYLLGIPWGI; this is encoded by the coding sequence ATGCAGCCATCAGGTGAAGTCGGCTCGAATCCTGGATCAACACCTGAGAGCGCCAAGAAAACCTCATTACTCCAGCGAATGCTCGATATCGTTGAAGCGGCGGGAAACCGGGTCCCTCATCCCGCTGTGATTTTTCTGTTGCTGATTGCTGTGGTCGTGGTCGTTTCGCACATCATGGAAATGGCTAACGCTTCGGTCAGTTTCCAGGTTCTTAATCAAGAGACCGATCAGCTTGAAGCAGAAACCTCGGTGGCCCGAAGTCTGCTTTCCAGTGACGGCATACGCTTTATCTATACCCAGTTGATTCCCAACTTCATGGGTTTCTCAGCTGTGGGGCTCATGATCGTGGCCATGGTGGGTGCCGGGGTTGCCGAGGAATCGGGCTTGATACAAGCTCTGATTCGCAAACTCGTCATTCTTTCCCCCAAAGCCATTCTGGCCTACATCCTGGTCTTTGTCGGGATTCTTTCCAGTGTGGGCGCTGACGCTGGATATCTGGTTCTCATTCCGTTGGCTGGTACTGCTTTTCTCAGTATTGGCCGACATCCACTCGCTGGCCTGGCTGCGGGTTTTGCGGCAGTCGCGGGGGCGTTTACTGTCAATATGCTGATCAAGCCCCTCGATGCCGTCCTGACGGAATTCACGAATGATGCCATTCATCTCGTGGATCCTTCACGGTCGATTGGATTGACAGCGAATCTGTGGTTTTCGCTGGCTTCTGTCCCCTTACTGACAATCATCATCACATTAGTCACAGAACGAATTATTGAACCACGACTGGGAGCTTACACGGGCGAAAAGCCCATAGAAAAAAGTGGCTCATTGACGCCGCAAGAGTCCAGAGGGCTCCTCTACTCGCTATGGGCCATGCTTGGTGTCCTGATCTTTTTTGGACTACTTACAATTCCTGCCGAAGCCCCGCTTCGAGACCCTGCCAGCGGTGCCATCATTGGCAACTCTCCGTTTATGAACGGTTTGATTGCGGTCATCATGGTCATGTTTCTCGCCACAGGCATTGCCTACGGCATCGGTGCCGGCACGATTGCTAAAACCAATGATGTTATCAATGCCATCGGCAAATCAATCAGTGGTCTGGGCGGAACAATCTTCCTGCTGCTGATTATCAGCCAGTTTGTGGCCTACTTTAATTATTCCAATATGGGCACCATCCTCGCGGTGAATCTTTCGAATATGCTCAAGGATGCCAATGTCGGGCCATTCTGGTTACTTATGGGATTAATCGTCGTTGTCGGGCTGCTTGATTTTCTTATCACGGGAGCCATTGCCAAATGGGCGATTTTTGCACCGATCTTTGTCCCTGTCCTCGTCAAACTCAATGTCGATCCCGAAGCGGCTCTCGCTGCTTATCGAATCGCCGATTCGCCAATTAACATGATCACACCCTTGAATGTTTACTTTGCCATGGTCGTAGGCTTTGCTCAAAAGTACGACAAGAATGCCGGCGTAGGGACGATTGTCTCCTTAATGCTGCCCTACGTGGTGTTCATCTTCGCGGGCTGGATACTTCTGTTTATTGCCTGGTATTTACTGGGAATCCCATGGGGTATTTAG
- a CDS encoding SLC13 family permease — protein MTIELAIVLALLIAAIVMFAIDKPRMDVVALLMLTLLPLTQIITVNDALRGFSDPNIVLIAALFVIGDGLVRTGVARNLGDWLSAKAGSSETRMMILLMLVVCGLGSTMSSTAVTAIFIPVVLRICQSTGTPPSRLMMPLSCAALISGMMTLVATAPNLVVNSELIRFAEQHNTDSTGFRFFSFAPFGIPILLAAIGYMLIARKWLPATNPFDSKADTRQPTLAGWVEQYELATREQRVRISQSSPLVGKTIEEVGLRNAASASLVAIERERSVLQPTAKTILHSGDVLLVDFYGPPADSDALKTQFALEPMPLSGLYFTDRAQEIGMLEVIIPVDSELVGQSLISSEFRSRTGLTAIGLRRSKAAVTEKLREENLKAGDTLLLIGPWKAIRHLTKDSNYIVPLRYPSEYHDLLPAPGKAPYAVVSLLIVIGLMVSGVVPNVLAALIGCLLMGLFRCITIETAYKCIDWKTLILIVGMLPFSIALQETGGVELAAEGLRTITSSMGPRGVLAILFMITAILGMFISNTATAVLMAPVALAMAADMQASPYPFAMIVALAASTAFMTPVSSPVNTLVVTPGNYSFSDFVKVGIPLSVIVLVISVAMVPWLLPFYPAASVTP, from the coding sequence ATGACGATTGAACTCGCAATAGTTTTGGCGCTGTTGATTGCCGCCATCGTGATGTTTGCCATCGACAAACCACGGATGGATGTTGTCGCCTTACTGATGCTGACTCTGCTTCCCCTCACACAAATCATTACGGTCAACGATGCCCTGCGAGGTTTTTCTGACCCTAACATTGTGCTGATTGCCGCACTGTTTGTGATTGGAGATGGCTTAGTTCGAACAGGAGTTGCTCGAAATCTGGGCGACTGGCTCAGTGCGAAAGCCGGCAGCAGCGAAACCCGCATGATGATTCTGCTGATGCTGGTCGTTTGCGGCTTAGGCTCGACGATGAGTTCCACGGCCGTGACAGCGATTTTCATTCCTGTCGTTCTGAGAATTTGCCAGAGCACGGGAACTCCACCCAGCCGGTTAATGATGCCACTGAGTTGTGCGGCCCTGATCAGTGGCATGATGACCCTGGTGGCGACAGCCCCCAATCTGGTTGTTAACAGCGAATTGATCCGCTTCGCCGAACAACATAACACCGACAGCACAGGTTTTCGATTTTTTAGTTTTGCGCCTTTTGGAATCCCCATACTGCTGGCAGCGATTGGTTACATGCTCATCGCTAGAAAATGGCTCCCTGCAACCAACCCATTTGATTCCAAAGCAGATACCAGGCAGCCCACGCTGGCCGGTTGGGTTGAGCAGTATGAACTGGCCACGCGGGAACAGAGAGTCCGGATCAGTCAGTCATCACCACTGGTAGGGAAAACAATCGAAGAAGTGGGGTTAAGAAACGCTGCCAGCGCCAGCCTGGTGGCGATTGAGCGTGAGCGTTCAGTTCTACAGCCCACGGCAAAGACGATCCTGCATTCGGGTGACGTTCTCCTCGTCGATTTTTACGGGCCCCCGGCTGACTCAGATGCTCTGAAGACTCAATTCGCCCTCGAACCCATGCCGCTCAGTGGGCTCTACTTCACCGATCGAGCCCAGGAAATCGGGATGCTCGAAGTGATCATTCCTGTTGATTCCGAACTGGTCGGACAATCACTTATTTCCAGTGAATTTCGCAGCCGCACGGGATTGACCGCGATTGGCTTACGTCGCAGCAAAGCGGCCGTCACGGAAAAGCTCCGCGAGGAAAACCTGAAAGCAGGTGATACCCTGCTGCTGATCGGCCCCTGGAAAGCCATCCGGCATTTGACGAAGGACAGCAATTATATTGTTCCATTGAGGTATCCTTCGGAATACCATGATCTGCTGCCAGCACCGGGTAAAGCCCCTTATGCAGTGGTGAGCCTGCTCATTGTGATTGGATTGATGGTCTCCGGCGTGGTTCCTAATGTCCTGGCGGCACTGATCGGTTGTCTTTTGATGGGTTTATTCCGCTGCATCACGATAGAAACTGCCTACAAATGCATCGACTGGAAAACATTGATCCTGATTGTCGGCATGCTCCCCTTCTCGATCGCTCTGCAGGAAACGGGGGGAGTCGAATTGGCAGCTGAAGGTTTACGAACGATCACCAGCAGTATGGGACCGCGTGGGGTGCTGGCGATCCTGTTTATGATCACCGCCATTTTGGGAATGTTCATTTCTAACACCGCGACAGCCGTCTTGATGGCACCTGTTGCATTAGCCATGGCTGCCGATATGCAAGCCTCGCCGTATCCTTTTGCGATGATCGTGGCCTTAGCTGCTTCAACAGCATTCATGACTCCCGTTTCATCACCTGTGAATACGTTGGTCGTCACTCCCGGAAATTATTCATTCAGCGACTTTGTCAAAGTCGGTATTCCTTTAAGTGTGATCGTCCTCGTAATCAGTGTCGCCATGGTTCCCTGGTTGCTGCCATTTTATCCGGCAGCTTCAGTCACGCCTTAG
- a CDS encoding DMT family transporter: MAWLYLIMAGLLEIGWPVGLKMSQAPESRWTGLITAVLLMGLSGWMLWLAQRQIPIGTAYAVWTGIGAAGTFAIGIAWYGDPISFGRVLGVLLIVGGVIILKLTH, encoded by the coding sequence TTGGCCTGGTTGTATTTGATCATGGCTGGCTTACTGGAAATTGGGTGGCCTGTGGGCTTGAAAATGTCTCAGGCCCCAGAGTCTCGCTGGACCGGGCTGATCACAGCTGTGCTGCTCATGGGTTTAAGTGGCTGGATGCTGTGGCTCGCGCAGAGGCAGATTCCGATTGGGACAGCTTATGCCGTGTGGACAGGCATTGGAGCGGCGGGCACATTCGCCATCGGAATTGCCTGGTACGGCGACCCCATCTCTTTTGGCAGAGTACTGGGAGTTTTGCTGATCGTTGGTGGAGTCATCATCTTGAAGTTGACCCATTAA
- a CDS encoding AAA family ATPase, translated as MQAVIFMGLQASGKSSFYKERFFASHVRISLDLLRTRNRERRLMAMCLETQQSFVIDNTNPTRDERAKYIDAAKSANFFVVGYYFRSQTDECMARNQQRREPVPDIGILSTAKKLELPTFEEGFDTLKYVRLTQAGFVVEEWNHEI; from the coding sequence GTGCAAGCCGTTATCTTCATGGGCCTGCAAGCGTCGGGAAAATCTTCCTTCTACAAGGAACGGTTCTTTGCCTCCCACGTTCGCATCAGCCTTGATCTTTTGCGGACCCGGAATCGAGAACGCAGACTGATGGCCATGTGTCTGGAGACTCAGCAGTCGTTCGTCATCGACAACACGAACCCGACTCGGGATGAGCGAGCGAAGTACATCGACGCTGCAAAGTCGGCCAACTTTTTTGTGGTCGGATACTACTTCCGATCCCAAACCGATGAATGCATGGCTCGAAATCAGCAGCGCAGAGAACCTGTGCCGGATATCGGCATCCTGTCCACGGCCAAGAAGCTTGAGCTTCCCACATTCGAAGAAGGGTTCGACACCCTGAAATATGTGCGACTGACACAAGCTGGTTTCGTCGTCGAGGAGTGGAACCATGAAATTTGA
- a CDS encoding tRNA(His) guanylyltransferase Thg1 family protein, translating to MKFDDLDNKMRVFETAADLCVLPGMFMVARLDGRSFTRLTKDVCQFEAPFDERFRDLMVSTTQSLMTCGFRVLYAYTQSDEISLLFDPEEQLFGRKLRKYNSLLAGEASAQFSLKLGLPACFDCRISQLPTRERVVDYFRWRSEDAARNALGAWCYWTLRKDGLNEQQATKSLLGLSVSQKNELLFQSGINFNDLPNWQKRGVGFYWEEYDRSAMNPITKEKVTARRRRLQTDFDLPMQDNYSQFVRSMIS from the coding sequence ATGAAATTTGATGATCTCGACAACAAGATGAGGGTCTTCGAGACCGCTGCCGACCTGTGCGTGCTGCCCGGCATGTTCATGGTCGCTCGTCTCGATGGTCGGAGCTTCACCCGGTTGACCAAAGATGTCTGCCAGTTTGAGGCTCCCTTCGACGAGCGATTCCGTGACCTGATGGTGTCCACCACGCAGTCACTGATGACCTGCGGCTTCCGGGTGCTTTACGCCTACACCCAAAGCGATGAGATCTCGCTGCTCTTCGATCCGGAAGAACAACTCTTCGGCAGGAAGCTGCGGAAATACAACTCGCTACTGGCAGGTGAAGCCAGTGCCCAGTTCTCACTGAAACTCGGGCTACCGGCCTGCTTCGACTGTCGGATTTCTCAGTTGCCCACCAGGGAACGGGTCGTGGACTACTTCCGTTGGCGCAGCGAAGATGCCGCTCGCAATGCCTTGGGTGCCTGGTGCTACTGGACGCTTCGCAAGGATGGCCTGAACGAGCAGCAGGCCACGAAATCGCTGCTTGGCCTGTCCGTGAGTCAGAAGAACGAGTTGCTGTTCCAGAGCGGCATCAACTTCAATGATCTCCCGAACTGGCAGAAGCGGGGCGTCGGATTTTACTGGGAAGAGTACGATCGGTCTGCCATGAACCCTATTACAAAAGAAAAAGTCACGGCACGTCGGCGCCGGCTTCAAACGGACTTCGATCTGCCGATGCAAGACAACTACAGTCAGTTCGTACGATCCATGATTTCTTAA
- a CDS encoding RNA ligase family protein, which yields MGTSQGDFTKYPRTPHLFGSKGTDDDKHLGEAESRTFIADDSLIVEEKIDGTNVGIHFLDSGEMVLQCRGHLITEGMHPQYDLFKQWAAVKQQVLEGQLENRFILFGEWVYARHSIHYRKLTHYFFEFDIYDKGQEAFLDLEHRLSLLLGTGIQTVPVVYTGRVDRDNLEDLIGPSQFDSYFENPITRRPDNLVEGLYLRTEAEGVVTGRAKFVRPEFVEKIKQSSHWQHQQLVPNLLADDVDIWS from the coding sequence ATGGGTACTTCGCAAGGTGATTTCACCAAGTACCCCCGCACGCCCCATCTGTTTGGATCGAAAGGGACGGATGATGACAAGCATCTTGGTGAAGCGGAGTCGAGGACGTTCATTGCCGACGATTCGCTGATCGTCGAGGAGAAGATCGACGGAACGAACGTGGGTATCCACTTTTTGGATTCCGGTGAGATGGTGCTGCAGTGCCGGGGCCATCTCATCACCGAGGGGATGCACCCGCAGTACGACCTGTTCAAGCAGTGGGCGGCGGTGAAGCAGCAGGTGCTGGAAGGGCAGCTTGAGAACCGCTTCATTCTGTTCGGGGAATGGGTCTATGCCCGGCACTCGATTCATTACCGCAAGCTGACGCACTACTTCTTTGAGTTTGACATTTACGACAAAGGGCAGGAAGCCTTCCTCGATCTGGAGCATCGGTTGTCGTTGCTTCTAGGAACGGGCATCCAGACGGTTCCGGTGGTTTATACGGGCAGGGTGGATCGTGACAACCTTGAAGACCTGATCGGCCCCTCGCAATTCGATAGCTATTTTGAGAACCCCATCACAAGACGCCCTGACAACCTGGTGGAAGGTCTGTATCTCCGGACGGAAGCAGAGGGCGTTGTCACAGGACGAGCCAAGTTCGTGCGTCCTGAGTTTGTCGAGAAAATCAAGCAAAGCTCGCATTGGCAGCATCAGCAGTTGGTGCCCAACCTGCTGGCGGATGATGTGGATATCTGGTCATGA
- a CDS encoding AAA family ATPase yields the protein MNWEQLRQSSLEGITAWAETQPWCQAMADCAQDAEWHSEGDVWTHTKMVLGQLLELEEWPSHNKHEQTVLIFTALFHDVAKPLTTEVDPETGRVRSPKHAVKGEHVVRNILRDLGCNLITREEIARLVRYHGRPAFLLERDEPTHEVVRLSWLVNNRLLYLFALADTRGRDTDSMSRPEENLHFWKLMAEEADCYDQPYPFTTDHARFTFFRQQEPNLLYVPHEDFCCTVTLMAGLPGSGKDTWLFRNRPDLPVVSLDDIRSELGVDPNDNQGRVAQEAQERCREFLRAGTSFAFNATNTMRQTRSRWLDLFADYNARIEIVYLEPAFDTLFRQNKARSKPVPEPVIRRLAEKCEPPTWMECHRLILPT from the coding sequence ATGAACTGGGAGCAACTCAGACAGTCATCGCTGGAAGGCATCACGGCCTGGGCGGAAACCCAGCCATGGTGTCAGGCGATGGCGGACTGCGCACAGGATGCCGAGTGGCATTCGGAAGGTGATGTCTGGACTCACACGAAGATGGTCCTTGGGCAACTGCTCGAACTGGAGGAGTGGCCGTCCCATAATAAACACGAGCAGACCGTCCTGATTTTCACCGCTCTGTTTCACGATGTCGCCAAGCCGCTGACGACCGAAGTTGATCCCGAAACGGGCAGGGTGCGTTCCCCGAAGCACGCTGTCAAAGGGGAACACGTTGTCCGCAACATCCTGCGTGATCTGGGCTGCAATCTGATAACTCGTGAGGAGATTGCTCGGCTGGTGCGTTATCATGGTAGACCGGCTTTTCTGCTCGAACGTGACGAACCAACCCACGAAGTCGTCAGGCTCTCGTGGCTGGTCAACAACCGGTTGCTCTACCTGTTTGCTCTGGCCGACACCCGTGGCCGAGACACCGACTCGATGAGTCGGCCCGAAGAGAATCTGCACTTCTGGAAGCTCATGGCCGAAGAAGCGGATTGCTATGACCAGCCGTATCCGTTCACCACCGACCACGCCCGCTTCACGTTTTTCCGGCAGCAGGAACCCAACCTGCTCTACGTTCCCCATGAAGACTTCTGCTGCACGGTGACGCTCATGGCTGGTCTCCCCGGCAGCGGCAAAGACACATGGCTCTTCAGAAACCGTCCCGACTTACCGGTCGTTTCCTTGGACGATATTCGAAGTGAGCTTGGCGTTGACCCCAATGACAATCAGGGACGAGTGGCGCAGGAAGCCCAGGAACGCTGTCGAGAGTTTCTGAGAGCAGGAACATCGTTTGCCTTCAATGCCACGAACACGATGCGACAGACCCGCAGTCGCTGGTTAGATTTGTTTGCCGACTACAACGCCCGTATCGAAATCGTCTACCTCGAACCTGCATTTGATACGCTGTTTCGACAAAACAAAGCTCGAAGCAAGCCTGTTCCTGAGCCAGTGATCCGCAGGCTGGCAGAGAAGTGCGAGCCGCCGACGTGGATGGAGTGTCATCGTCTGATACTGCCTACTTAA
- a CDS encoding SIR2 family NAD-dependent protein deacylase — MDSDHWITAVLALRKANRIVVFTGAGISSESGIPTFRDNDGFWQRFPPERFATWKGLLQTALTDRHSVAQFIFNVIEPIAKSEPNAGHAAVASIQQRVSTTVVTQNIDGLHQSAGSTSVLEIHGSLMEVVDVTSGEIVRQLDRNDLARIADITRLYANHQVSVIRFLWNLRKHYPFDWFGRHRPNLILFGDDLPEPAWAKACQASRECDVLLSIGTSGAVYPAALLPATAAASGATVISIDPQPMEGCWLKGKAGDLLPKLISDAFGSNCK, encoded by the coding sequence ATGGATTCTGACCACTGGATTACTGCTGTGCTCGCATTGCGTAAAGCTAACAGGATCGTGGTTTTTACGGGAGCTGGGATCTCTTCGGAGAGTGGCATTCCGACATTTCGAGACAATGATGGCTTTTGGCAGCGGTTTCCTCCGGAACGATTTGCTACATGGAAAGGGCTATTGCAGACAGCGCTTACCGATCGGCATTCCGTGGCGCAGTTCATCTTCAACGTGATTGAACCCATCGCCAAATCCGAGCCTAACGCAGGACATGCTGCTGTGGCCAGTATTCAGCAACGAGTTTCCACGACCGTCGTTACCCAGAACATTGATGGACTGCATCAATCGGCAGGCTCGACATCCGTCTTGGAAATCCATGGATCACTGATGGAGGTGGTCGATGTCACATCGGGAGAGATCGTACGACAATTAGACAGGAATGATCTCGCACGAATCGCCGACATCACCCGTCTGTATGCAAATCATCAGGTATCAGTCATCAGATTCTTGTGGAATCTTCGAAAGCATTATCCATTTGACTGGTTCGGGCGGCACAGACCGAATCTGATTTTATTTGGCGATGATCTTCCAGAGCCAGCCTGGGCTAAGGCCTGTCAAGCATCCCGGGAGTGCGATGTGCTGCTGTCAATCGGGACTTCGGGCGCTGTGTACCCAGCCGCTTTGCTTCCCGCCACTGCTGCCGCTTCTGGTGCGACCGTGATTAGTATCGATCCTCAGCCAATGGAAGGCTGTTGGCTGAAAGGCAAAGCGGGTGATCTGCTGCCAAAGCTGATTTCTGATGCGTTTGGTTCTAACTGCAAATAA